The Populus alba chromosome 6, ASM523922v2, whole genome shotgun sequence genomic interval tatgttttatttgtttttgtgtgtgaaatatattttttgtttggcatGATTCTACATAAATCCATTAATAGTGAATGTTAGCCTTTGAGTCTATTTTAGTCAATATAATATAGAACAACCTATTAATAACCTGGCATTCATATGGGTTCAATGCTAGTCTTTTGTTAGAAGAGAAATTACATCGCTTTCAATCCCTAATCTAAAACCacctttttagtttaaatttaaaataaaaacatgagagTGTATGTAATTTTCAAGCATACAagcatcttttattttcaaaacaaacaataataccTTATAGTTCATTGAAATTTCtctaacaacaaaagaaaaaagagaaaaaaaaaatcattttgaactatagtttatataaagtattctcatcatttattaaaaaattttgtttgaagtAATACGATTTCTTacgcttttgtttttatatgtcattttcattctaaaaaaaatccaacatatgaagtttttttttggacaagTGTTGCATATTTTAATGACTTTAATGTTCTGCAAAAGGGGGAGAAGTGTAGCTCAAATGTTAACCTCACCTATATACAcattattttcaactcttttaaatgaaaagattcatattcttttttattcttttttaccgtatccattaatattaaaaaattccttTAATCATAAAGTATATAACTTAACTAGTTAGATCCTAAATTTGTCTTTTAGAGATCActagtttgagttttataaattttaaagctattaaaaatttatatgatcgttaactttaaaACTCATAGGATTAATACATGCAAACAAACTAATCCGGATaccaaagttaattaaaaaaaattcccttcGAATAGAACAATTcataaaaaggagaagaagaagacgtcTCAATCTACCCGATGGAAACGAAACCAGAAAAGGTTCGAAACATAAATGTGATGGAAATTTGAAATGATCCAGACGTCACGATCAAATCTGAGAAATGGAGAAGTAGCAGTGGCACAAGAAGGCAGGAAGTCAAGAACTGGTAACCCAAACTCCGATCTTTCTATACCAAATCCATGAAATATCTCGTCACTCCATCGACGATATATATTGCTTGCAAGTCTCGCTGTCAAAAAGCCATGGAATATAGAGAAGGACATGCAACTGCCCTTCCTTTTCCCGAACAACCTCGTTTCCGTGCTTAATTATTCTATATCCTTCAGTTTCCCGAACAACCTCGTCTCCGTGCTTCATTATTCTACACATATCCTTCAGGACAAAAACAGATATCTGCTGCCCCTTAGAATATAGGATACCCTTTCCTTTTACCTAACTACAGCAGCGAAAGCATTGATTAGAAACCACATTCCCTTTTGACAAAGCCCTTCCTCTGCCATTTAATGGCCGCTGCCTTCCATCTttctgaaataataataatgataatatataaaatctaacGTTCTTCCTTTCATGATCTTCAGAGGTGGAGGCCAACGTTAGATTTTACAAAAGAAAGAATGCTATGCAGAGTCAAATCACATGCAAAaccctgtaaaaaaaaaaaaaaaatgaggaaggATCGGGGTAGAGTTTTTAAGCTAAAATGAATTCATGAAAAAATGTTTAATAGTAGGGGCCAGACAAATCATAAAAGAGAGGCCTAATAATAATGCATCCCCAAAGAATTATTGAAGACTTTAAGTTCGGCCTCTATTATCAATTGTGTGATTTATTATCACTGGAATAAGTTGGCCaagctaatttatttatttatgagtatggttcttattttataaaatattttttgtttgaaaataaattaaaatgatatttttttattttaaaatatttatttttgatatcagtacatcaaaactatttaaaaatataaaaaaataatttcaataaaaaaattcaatttttttaaaaaaatataatttcactgcaattctaaaaaaaaagaagagtagGGATGTATTACACTCAGTCGGCCCCTCCTAAACATTCTCCACATGATTTGTAACACCAGTATTCACTTTCATCAAGCCAGCTAGTGAAGGCTTCCAAGTTGCTGTCCCTTGAATGGGGGATGCAGCAGTATGAACTCCAGCTAGGGATTTTGCTTCATGAAAGCCAGAAAGAGTCTTCAAAGCAATCTCCAACACATTTCTGCAGTTCTGCAGGTGGTGGGCTTTTCATGGAGCAATTTTTAATCTTTGGCATGCTTTTCACAGGTAATTTATCCTTAAATTTGTTAACATACCAGACATCatagaaaattaaattgtacATCCTTAGTTGACAAGACACctaatgtagtttttttttttttttttggcccagGCTATAATGCAAAACCCCACCCCACCCAGGTTTGTGCTCTGATAGAGCATTTGGTGCATCCATTCCATCTAAAGGCAAGATTAGTTAGAGTTAGTGGTTGGATAATAATTATTCACTTGCGATTATTAAAGGTAATTTgtttaggaagaagaagagaaacaataCAACTTCACAACACATAACTACAACATGAAAAGagtgcaggaaaaaaaaaaacaccctgcAAGGCTGAGGATGAATAAAAATGAGGCTACTCCTTTTACAATAAgattaacaaacaaaaaccgATCCAATGGATACGAAGAGCTAAGGTCAAAGGGTCTCAAAGGTAAATACAGAAGAATGTAAGATGCTTTACTCGCTGGAAATATTTATACTGACAGTGAAGATTATCACTTTTGGAATGACTACTCAAGGAAGGAAGGAACACAATTTGAATAGTGGCAAAATACTGCCTACATCTCATGATTGTATCCTGCAAAACAGAGTCACAATTTGAATTAACCTAGGAAGTAACATCTTCTAATAAATAACTGCTGctcaaatgcaaaaaaaaacataactgaAAAGCACAGATCAGCAATCATGTGCGAACATCAAACATGTATGATATGGATGAATCTCCACATATAGATCGGAGTTGTAACCAAATTTGAGAATACAGTAATGAGgttaaaggaaaagaagaagggaAAGACAGATTCAAGACAACCAAATTTAAGTTTTCCTGCAAAATTTAGCTGTCAAGAAAAATTATCATTGGCAGTAAAAAAACCAGGTTCAAATTGTTGATTACGCTAAGAAAGCTATCCTATTTGCGTGAGCAGCATagtttcattcttttattgGGGAAGGATAGATATGGATCCATAGGGGTGTTAAGTTTCGTTTTCTcaaaaaggatgaaattcatTGGACAGCGGATGTTATCTTCAAACCAATTAGTCAATACCCAGGCCCCAGTACAGTTTCAAACACAATGTTTCAGTTTTCCATTTGACAACATTTCAAATGTTTACCCCAACTACTTGGAAACTTATGTAATATGATCCTAGCATTCTTAAGCTATCTTGCTGAAGCAGTTAGCATGCTCAATAGTGATATTATTGACTCCTTGAAAGCATCAGGACACAGATGACAAATTGTACGAACTGCTTCGGGTACTACTTGATGCTGATATTCTAAAGCAAATTatcactagaaaataaaaagaaaatctctaATAGAAGAGACACAAGAAGCCAGCAAGTAAGGTGTTTTTCTTGGCATATTAATCCACTAACCTCAACTAATGGTTTCTGATGTTTTGGAATGTTTTTCCTCAATTAACATTTCAACCCTCTGCAAGTGAAGACTAGGAGTCAGGAACATGTCTATGAAAAGAGAAATCACAAAACCATGCTGTAAAAATTATGGACAAGAAAGTTTTTGCTTTACCTTCACAGAACTTCCAACTTCATCTAGCTTTTGGAGTAGCATCAGGAACCCTGAATTAGAAACTGAATCATGTTTGAGTGATTTTGAAGGGGACGTCTGCAACAACAcgaggaaaagaagaaattataaaagcaaaaaaggACAGAAAAATGAAACTCCACACATTTGAATGGTGAGAGTGAAAGGGGGGCTAACATTCTTTAACAGTTTTCATGCTCCCAAGTGGCTGTCTCGgttaataaattaagaatacCAATTAACTATTCATAAAATTGCACAAggaatataaaatcaattacaGACTTAAAATCACTAGCAGAAGGgctgtaataaaaaaagagactaAAAGTAGTTTTGCAAAAGGTTTTATAGTGACATTAGGCATACCCAAGCTAGTGCTGATGAATGATCAATCCTCAAACTAGGAATGTCTTCAATTGTGGAAACTTGTCTAGAGACAATCTCACTTCTCATATATGAAAGTCGTGCCAAGACTGCCTGAAAAGGGCACCAAGGGGCATTGACTAGTtaaattccttcttttttaaagTCACAGACAGCAATTACCAATTCGATGACTAGGAGTACCTTCCTGAAAGCACTTGGATTTGCAATGCCTTGTATTTTAACATCATCACTTGGTGGCCTTCTTACACCAACATTCTCGATCCTCAGAGAGTAGACACCAAATAGAGACTGCAGATATCCTGCAACATTACTGACAAGCTTcttaaatctcaagaaaactaaaacaatgGCAAAGCTAGGAAACGTCAACACTTTTcaagttcatatttttttcacattcacaccaaataatacaaatatttcAATTCAGTCAAAGAGGTGAATGAAACATTGCACTTGTTACAGCAAAATAAGTGGAGCCAGCCCTTTACCTTGCTCAACAATGACATCGGCAACTGAAGGTAATAAAACATGCTTCTCTTTCTTTAACACCCCGAAACATGGAAATGGCACTGGTCTTGTAACCTGAGCTAAAAAACCAAAGACGTTAACAATGCAATCAACAAATGCACAACTCAATAGAGCATCAAGTACATTTCTGAAGATGAGGGCTTTGGGTAAGATATTGATGATTTACTTTGTAAACTATGGAACTGGGAGTAAGATAAAGCTTTCGTGATTTAATATCTTTCCTCGAGATATATCTCCTCACGGGCAAATACAAAAGCATGAAGAAACCAATGCCCCAAGCGAGTACTAAAAGCAAGGAATACATAACCCATTGTGCCGTTTGGTACTTGACGTATTTATCTTCCATTTCTTGAAACGAAGCAGTATAGAGAACTGGGTCATCTTCAACTTCAGTTATTTCTTTATTAGGAGACAATAAACCCTTTtctaaactttcaatttccaCAACCTCATCACCTCCAGCACCCATCTGaatcaacaaaagaaaacaactaaaTCAAGACCAAAAGATGGCAATCTCAAGAAATTTGCAAGGAGTCAAACcccacaaaaaagaaagagagagaataaaaggGTAAGGTATACAGAAATGTTACCGATGATGCATCAGAAAATAATCTTCTTTTAACAGGAGTAGCCATTGCTTCAAAGTTTGAGGTATCAAACtaggagagagaaataaaagagaatgcTACCCTTGAGTGTTTAGGTGGCGGCGCCTTGTCTGGTCTCGTGTTGGAATTTGGAAGCTGAAATGAAAACTGCTCCTACACGAGATTCCTTCGTAGTCCTGCTGCTATTTTCAGTTTGACCCAAAATCTCGGACCAgtaggtggtggtggtggaaaaTTCAAAATACTTATCCATCAGTCTACTTTAAACACAGGGATAGatgatgaaacaaaaaattatgtatggatccacaaaaaatgaaaaagtattaagttcaatttttttttccctctcattttcttatctctaattttttatatatatagaatgagTATTGATAATTAATTCTCGAGCACTCTAAATTTTCTTGGTGAGGGCGGcaatataataattgttttttaaaatatatttttattaaaaatatattaaaataatattttttatttttaaaaatttatttttgatattaacatattaaaataatttaaaaattaaaaaataatttaaaacacaaaaaaaattaaaattatttttttaaaaaaaatattttataaacacaaaaaataaacaggctATTTTCCATTTATGTTCAAAAATTTAAAGAcacgttaacaaaaaaaaaataaattaagccatgagataaaattattatgcaTGTAGTTGTGATATGCACTCTCTCACAAAGCTGGATCaaagtagtgttttttttttttttaaatatatatatatatatatatatatatatatatatatatatatatatatttatttattttcaaaggagttttttaatagtttttaaattgcaaaattaaaggataatttCGTAgtggtaaaatttaaaaaaaaataaaaaattgagatttatagtttttattttatttttttatatgaacatcttgtttttatttaatttttgttatattaataaataagttCATCGAAAccttaaaatattgaaaaaatatattttcatggtaTTAGCTTATATTCTTTTGTATTaaatcattgttattttttttttaatttttatttattgttgatggtttttcttaagcatattaattaagcttatcaaattagaagaattttatatttttcttgattttttaagaacTCATGCAtcatctccatatttgttttaatctttTGGGGTCACGGTAACCTAGCCCAAATCAACTTTCAATATGGTATAAaacttttatgataaaaatcataaacaattaaatttaatattacataaaaaaaaaatctattccTAGAGCCAAGTAAAAaaggtaaataataaaaacaagatatatatatatatatatatatatatatatatatatgaatgagaTTCACTACATGACAGAGGTTCACTATAATGGGTATTCTTCTTCCacaaacaacataaaattgTCCTGACTTATTCACAATTTATAGGTGAACTTTGAAAATATGGCATGGAGAGAAGGAACTCTAGTGAGGCTATGTTATTATCGTGATGATTTGGATAAAAAGGATGTTATGTTCGATGCTTCTTGGTGTGATATGTGGTGGTGTGGGGATATTGAAGACAACAATGAAATTGAGATTTGATTGATACGGGACTGGGTTTTAATGGCTTTGCTGAATTGTTATGAGGAATAGAAGATTAGGGAAGAGAGAGATTGAGGCTGCTAGTCGTTGACTAGCAGTATGGGGGTTAGGTTATGGTTCGGGGAAATAAGGTTAGTGGCTGGGTTGAGGcgaaaaaaataagagaggcTTGGTTATAGTTATGCTTGTGGCATGGTTTGATGGAGTTCAGAGTTATCATATGGCTAAAAGGTAAAGGTGTTAACGAGGAAATGAGGTGACATGGGTATGGGCTGTTGGTTTTTGGTGATGGTAGAAAAATGAGATAGATTAGGGTTGTGAAGGAGTAGGGTTTTGTTTAGTCAGAAAAAATGATGAGGAATTAGGTTTATTGAAGGATGAAGAACACTGATTGTGTCGAGGTTTGCCTGATGTGGGAAGTGATTTGGGTCGATTAGAGGAGTCCGTAATGGTAAAAGAAGGTTATCGTCGCCGAAGATGGTAACTAGATGGTGGCTGTGGTCAAGTTGTTTGGTGATAAAGAAGGATTTGTTGTTCGGGTTCTGTGATTTGGTTTGCAGACTGATTTAGTTGGGAAGATTGACAATGGTGGTTTTAGTGGCAATATGATGGTTGGCGGTAGGGATTTAAGAGAAAGAATGTTGGGTTTTGGATTAGGTGTTGGGATGATTGGGTTTTTGGTAAAGGATTtcaatctttttagtttttgggtatttctctctttatgtGTGTGTTAATATCTCctcatccaataaaaaattcttttatgttTAGCCCCCTTTACCCAATGAATCAAAGCATCAACATTTACAGTAAAGGAGTACTGcgtgatataaaaatttaatcaatatctcttttgaaattttattttgaaaaggaaatttaaaaaagaaaaaatttgataaaaattattctgaTGATCTGATTTTCCAGGATTTTAGAAAAACCAACCATACACTTTAGTCATTGATTCTTCCAACAATTGATAAATCATATCCAATTACTTGTTCTCCAACCTCTCTTTATTGTGTTTCTAGGCAAGCTTATTCTCTTATAGCATATTTATAAGCTTTTGGAGTCTCGAgcaattttgagttttttcttgtaaactttttattttttcttcaacttgcaTTCTGAATGTATTCTAACTTGTCCTTAAGCTTCTAGTTTTCAAACCTCAACTACTCCATAGTGATTTCTTCAATCTCATCCATGGTTGCTAGctaactttctttttcttacttCTTGGCCTGTTGTTTTCTAACATTTATGTAGAGCTTGGTGTGCCTAAATTGATGATAATCAGatgtgaaaaattatttattctatttCGATGTCATTGTATTTATAACTTCAAAACTATAGGGTTTATCTCAGCTACCGGTTGTCCAACCAAACCACATgtcttataatttttctaaaattaaaccaaacttTTTATTCTTGAGATACATTGTATATACCCCCGAATTGTCTTGCCACCATAAATCGTGCATAACTAATATATCTAGTGACCTCTATTAGAGCGACCCACAGacattgaatataaaatataagataatgGTTAGTTCTCATCCAAATCACCTTCTAATTAAACCGAGCAATAAGCTATTTATGAAACAACTCAAcccatttccttttattttgggtttgttATTTTTCTCCATAAACCCCTTTAATGATTGTTGATTGATCCACTAAGctaactaaacaaatatttcaCTAGTTATCTACGCGAAAAAGAGACAACAAACACGATAGAAATGTCTTGAAGAGATAAGGGAAAGCCTATGGATTGTTGGCTGGAACACCTAAAGTCAATGCCTAGTTTCCTGAcatcaataaatccttaaaCTATACAAGAAATAACTTTATGTCCATTTATTCTTGGTCTCGCTTTACTTGTAACTTCTAAGAATATAACAATGGAATcctcatgaaaaagaaaagagagaggaaaaacaGAAAACGAGGCAGAGCAGGCTGTCGAATATAACAAAGGTCACATTCAGGTAGCCACCGGAACAGTCAAAAGGGGTAGAATGCGAAGTGTGCGAGAGCCATGAACTAGATCCTTGTTAGCTAGCCCTCCCTTAAAGAAACAAAGGACCAGGCTCGGATTGTTTGTGGAGTTCAGTTACACTAGGCGAGGCGAGATGAGAGCTTCTATTAGGCCACGCCTTCCGCTAAGTAAAGCTTGTATTTTGTAGATATGAAATTGGGCCAGAAATTTGTTTGATAATGTGTGTTCTGTTCTTTTCTCCATTGTTGATGGGTTTCTATTTGTCGATTTCAGAGAATTTAAAGCCTTAACCCAAGCCTTCATTGCTGAAGGGCATTTTAAGGAGTGCAGTTGAACCGTGATTatgaagaattttattttttttatttttaaattaatttttttagatatttttatattattttaatgtgtgaattcaaaaataaattttaaaaataaaaaaaatatttttattttaatatatttctaaaaaaaatatttataaagaatTTTGATGATATACTGATTATTGAAATACCAAGTGGGATAAAGATGACATTGTGATGGTGAGACGTGGTTAATtttccaacattttttttaaaaaaagaaaataacaatttcattatattaaataaaatacagatggttattattttgtaaatatatagaGATAAATCATAACTTATCATTTAAAGAACACTATAAGATTGTTAAATTCCTAACATTGAGAACGAGTCCAAACACATGTCTACGATGGCATGTAGTTTTAGGCCTTTTTCTACTGTTTCTGTGATTGAAAACTAACAAGGCATTTTCCTGCATGCTAACCTCCTGGCGTAATCCCTCCTATGTTCTTGAGTATGAGCGAGATTTGCTATAAACTCAACGAATGACATGCACCAGTTATATAGCTGctaaaaaagaaacacacaCTTCTGTAAAGTGTAGACTACAAGGCTAATATCGAAAGAGGAAATTAAAATCAGTATCTAATCGACCCATGCCTACGTTCACCATTTCCCTTATTGCTGGCAGAAGTATGTGCTTGACTAAACTTGAGTCGAACAAGATGATATTTATGGATCCTTCAATTTTTAAGTCGCCTAAATCCATTGGCGACAGACAGTTCACATGCTCTATCCTTCTTAAGATTTGGTTTGTCATAAAAAGGAGTTGGTTTTCATGTCAAGGACAGCATGCCCATAAATCAATTCTCTAAACCATATAAACCCATGTCATACATTAGCTGGAAAACCTTGTGCAATGGGTGGTTTTGGGATTTGGATCTGGATCTGGATTTGGATTTGGTGTGGGTCTTATCTAAAGAAAAGGAGCTGCTCTTGCATCACCTCGGGATCATCGACCTAGCATTCTCCACGATGTTgaaaaaaggagaagagaaaatgaaagacGGAGGCTAACATAAACcctaattttaagaaaaatcatatGCTGGTCTAAGTAACCCAATTATACAAATCGAGACTTGAAAGCCAAGATGATGGTGGTGCAATGCTAGAAAGAAAGAACACGGCGGCCAAGAGGGGAGTGATTACATGAAAACTAGACAACTGGGGAATGCAGTTAACCTCATTCTTGACTGTGAAGTCAAAATCAAAAGCACATGGAAGAGGACCCAACATCATCAATCGATCTCACACCCACTTCCTAACCCTCCTATAAGCTAACAAGCTCGTAGCTAGCCAGTCATATGTATAATACGCGTTGACATGTGGAGGACCATGaacatgaagatgaagatgaagatgcaTGATGAGGTCTTGGTGCCCCCACGTCAGGGGAAATTCATAGCATTCTTTGGTTAGGTTCTATTCTGGGTCCACAAATTGACCTCATTGAATGATAATGGAGGTCATTCTTAATTCACTACAGGCCCAGCTAGCTAACCTGTGATTTGGCCCACTCCACGTCTCCCTTGTCGGGGCACcttttctctctatctctcattttttttttcttcttttggttGTGACTttgctttttgattttttgttaggAGGGGAAAAGCAACCAAGATCCGTCTGAATCTTGTGCTACATGTTCAAACCACGCCAGATACATCCTGTGCAGGTGCTGGATGGCCCaactttgattaatttatgtatttttttatatatataattactagccatgataaattcaaaatttgagagGTTACCTCTGCCAATTGAAACGGCCCCAAATAATGGGTGTTGGCGGGTCCTGCACCCCAATTAAATGTGTCCATGCACTGTGCTTGATAATGCTGAAGGAGAGTCTCTCACTAATTTGTCAGAGTTTAATCTCGTGTCTTATATTCTCTTATATGTTCTTGGATTTACATATTATTTAGGTGATGTTAAATGAGTTCTCACTAATTTATCaaggttgattttgaatttctcaCTCTCTAGTATAATCTTTGACTAACATGATTTACCAATAAAACTTCAAGATCTCAAACTATTTTCAGggatgattttatattttctactcTTAGGTACAACCACTCTCTAGTAAAGAGCTCTCATGCCCCATGACAAATGCAAAGGAGGTCACATTCCTCCCCCACTTTAATTTGACCACTCTCTAGTGGGGGGCTCTAAAGCCCCTATGCCATTCCTAATTAAGCTAAAGGCTCCCCACTTTTTGATGAGATCTATCTCTAATGATGAGCTCCTAAGCCCCCCCACCATCGATTTGAAAGCTGCAAGCCTCTCTTTATCTCTCTAATACAATCTCAAATTGGTACATGGCTTACGAACCTCGTGCTATAACATGGAACAACCTTTCACAAGTTCCCTTCagtcttttaaaaattttgctaGTATAGACTCACTCTCCATGATTTTTCCTTAaccacttaaatttttttctatgtgttttttcttcatagGTTTCCCCTGACCTTttagaaaaacatttataagTATGGAGTCCTTTATATGTCACCTCACTCTCCTAAATGTTGTTTCAAGTATTGGTTCCTCCATAGATCCCCTCTATATACTTGGAAATTTCTTCAAACATGGCGTACGCCCTTACACATGAGATTTCCAATAAATAATCTCAGGGCTTTCCACCCCTCTTCTCACATGAAGAAAACTCGACGAACTCGTAATGCCTAAAGTTTTTACAAGTCTTTGCATATCAATATCACAAAGACTTAGGTGGTtactaataaattcaattttaactggctcaacaaaaaaaaaaacccaaatttaaCGAGCTTAAAAACCTCCGCCAAGTGAACTCGTAATTTAAGTTATTacctgaattaattgggttcgGGTGATATTATTGATAGAGTACTGGGTGTATGCCTATCGCCTTGTTGAGCATGCACCCTAACACCCTTATAGGCTCGAACATGCACCCTGAGCCCAACACACTTGAGCTCAGTACTCTATTAGGATTTTTCTATGACCCTACGTGGGTCTCTAAGTAATTTTTTGAGAACCCTGCGCAATtccctcattattttatattgatcttaTACGTATTAGTTTGAGTTGAATATGGCTAAAAATACCATACCAATTTATAAGGGTGAAATGACTCTTTAGCCTTTCATATTCTTAAAAAGACAAAACTCAAAGGCTATAAATACCTTATGAATCCATCAAGTTCAAGATTCACAATTTcttcattcttaatatttttagcatacaTATTTTTAGAGCTAATCTTTCTATACAATGCTTGATTTGAAATCATTAGATTGGACTCACATCATGATTACTTGATAATGCATTTTTTCTTCAccttaagattattttttatatgactaAATTTATGAAAGGTTTCGTCTTTCTTATTGTGATG includes:
- the LOC118048108 gene encoding uncharacterized protein; its protein translation is MATPVKRRLFSDASSMGAGGDEVVEIESLEKGLLSPNKEITEVEDDPVLYTASFQEMEDKYVKYQTAQWVMYSLLLVLAWGIGFFMLLYLPVRRYISRKDIKSRKLYLTPSSIVYKVTRPVPFPCFGVLKKEKHVLLPSVADVIVEQGYLQSLFGVYSLRIENVGVRRPPSDDVKIQGIANPSAFRKAVLARLSYMRSEIVSRQVSTIEDIPSLRIDHSSALAWTSPSKSLKHDSVSNSGFLMLLQKLDEVGSSVKRVEMLIEEKHSKTSETIS